From a region of the Bradyrhizobium sp. KBS0727 genome:
- a CDS encoding IS110 family transposase: MQTVTTIGFDIAKSVFQVHGVDAGGQVVIRRQLKCRHVLAFFEKLPPCLVGIEACASSHHWSRELQALGHTVRLMPPAYVKPYVKRQKNDMADAEAICEAVSRANMRFVPTKTPEQQSCLMLHRTRHLFIRQQTAVINSIRAHLAEFGIVAPVGRKGVTELLQIVADPSDQRVSEVARACLAALGTQLLSLKKQILEFDRMIMAWHRSNQTSKRLHYIPGVGSMLATALVAGVADPRTFRSGRNFSAWIGLVPKQHSSGGKERLGSITKQGDRYLRGLFVAGALAVIRYAKIHGTGHRPWLTALLGRRPTKVAAIALANKIARMAWAMMAKGERYKQPAALAR, encoded by the coding sequence ATGCAGACGGTTACGACAATCGGTTTCGACATCGCCAAGTCGGTTTTCCAAGTCCACGGAGTTGACGCTGGTGGCCAGGTGGTCATCCGCCGCCAGTTGAAGTGTCGCCACGTACTAGCGTTCTTTGAGAAGCTGCCACCATGCCTGGTTGGCATCGAGGCCTGCGCCTCGTCTCACCATTGGTCGCGCGAACTGCAGGCACTGGGCCATACCGTGCGATTGATGCCGCCGGCTTACGTCAAGCCCTACGTCAAACGGCAGAAGAACGACATGGCTGACGCAGAAGCGATTTGCGAGGCGGTCAGCAGAGCCAACATGCGGTTCGTGCCAACAAAGACACCTGAGCAGCAGAGCTGCCTGATGCTTCACCGCACCCGTCATCTGTTCATCCGGCAGCAAACCGCAGTGATTAATTCGATCCGGGCGCATCTCGCCGAGTTCGGCATTGTCGCCCCGGTCGGGCGGAAAGGGGTTACGGAACTGCTGCAGATTGTTGCCGACCCGAGCGACCAGCGGGTGTCTGAGGTTGCCCGTGCGTGCCTTGCCGCACTCGGTACTCAACTGCTCAGTCTCAAGAAGCAGATCTTGGAGTTCGATCGGATGATCATGGCCTGGCACCGGTCTAACCAAACAAGCAAGCGCCTTCATTACATTCCCGGGGTCGGGTCGATGCTGGCGACCGCCTTGGTCGCGGGTGTTGCTGACCCCAGGACCTTCCGATCAGGACGTAACTTCTCGGCCTGGATTGGGCTCGTTCCCAAACAGCACTCAAGTGGGGGTAAGGAGCGGCTCGGCAGCATCACTAAACAGGGGGACCGTTATCTGCGCGGCCTGTTCGTGGCCGGAGCACTTGCCGTCATCCGCTATGCCAAGATCCACGGCACCGGGCATCGGCCCTGGCTCACGGCCTTGTTAGGTCGGCGCCCGACCAAGGTTGCCGCCATTGCGCTTGCCAACAAGATTGCGCGGATG